Sequence from the Planctomycetia bacterium genome:
ACCGCGCGTAATACCGCTCGAACAACCGGCGCGCGGCCTCTTCGTCCCCGGACCGGTATTCGTTGATCAAAGCTTGATCGGGCAGCGGATCGCTCACGAATCCAGAATACCGCTGTGAGGTCGAATTGTCACGCGAGGCGACGCGGGCGCGCTAGCTGAGATCGCAATCTTCCCTACCCTGCCCAGGGGCGACGGGGTAAACTTCCCTCCGTGCAATGACCGCCGCGATCGGAAGCGCCGCGGGGATTTCGAAGCGAATTAGCGACTGGCGAACTATGAGACGATTGGATCAGGAGATTTCGGGACTGACGCGGCGCCTGGTCGAGATGGGGGACCTGGCCGAGTCGATGATCGACATGGCCGTCAAAGGGCTCATTAAGCTCGACCACAACGTGCTGAACGACGTGCTGGTCAAAGAAGACGCCCTCGATCGGATGCAAGTGGAGATCGACGACGAAGTGGTGCGCATCCTGGCGCTCTATGGCCCGTTGGCGATCGACCTGCGGTTCGTGCTGATGGTCTCCAAGGTCAACACCGAGTTGGAGCGGATCGGCGACCAAGCGGTCAACATCGGCGAGTACGTTCAACTGCTGAACGCGCATCCGGATTCCGCTTCGTTGCGCGACTACCCGCAAATGGCCAAGCTGGCGCGGATGATGTTGCGCGACGCCCTGCAGGCGTTCTACGAGCGCGACGCTCTCAAGGCCAAGGAAGTCATGGCCAACGACGACCTGGTCGACGCGCTCAACGACACCATCCTCCGCGAACGCCTGGCCGAGGAGCCGGACGACCTGGCGAATTCCATCGCACTCATTCTCATCGCCCGCTCGCTGGAACGCGTGGCCGACCAGGCCACGAACATCTGCGAAGAGGTCATCTACATGGTCGAAGGCCGAGACATCCGCCACACCGGCTTCGGGCACGATCTGGGCTAACTCCGTGGTGCATTCTCGGAATGACTACCGCGCCGGCCGCACCGCATTGCGTGCCTCTGCTTTCCCTTGCTCTTCCACGACCGTGCGCTTCGGCACGCGCGCCCAGAACGGGTGTTGGCGGTCGCCGCGGGAGCGGACGTCTTCCAATAGCGTTTCCACCTTCGGCTGCAGTTCCTCGCCGGTGTATTTCTGGCGATTGATCGTCACCGTGCCGCGACGGGTGAAGTCGATCAGCTCCGGCGTGAGCCAGACCGTGGCGGTCGAACTGCCGGGGGCGGTGACGTGGACGCCGTTGTTGGCGAGGCGCTTGGCCTCGATGACGGCCGGCTGAAAGTTGCGGGGCGGCGGCCAGTTCGCCGGGTCAACCAGCGTGGCCGGCGGCAAGTCGTCGACTTCCACCCACCAGAAGAAATTGTCCTCGGGCCGCATTGCTTTCGCCTTGAAGTTCTGCGGGAAGAAGTCGCGGCGTTTGC
This genomic interval carries:
- the phoU gene encoding phosphate signaling complex protein PhoU produces the protein MRRLDQEISGLTRRLVEMGDLAESMIDMAVKGLIKLDHNVLNDVLVKEDALDRMQVEIDDEVVRILALYGPLAIDLRFVLMVSKVNTELERIGDQAVNIGEYVQLLNAHPDSASLRDYPQMAKLARMMLRDALQAFYERDALKAKEVMANDDLVDALNDTILRERLAEEPDDLANSIALILIARSLERVADQATNICEEVIYMVEGRDIRHTGFGHDLG